One Melospiza melodia melodia isolate bMelMel2 chromosome 1, bMelMel2.pri, whole genome shotgun sequence genomic window carries:
- the DPH3 gene encoding diphthamide biosynthesis protein 3, with translation MAVFHDEVEIEDFEYDEETGTYSYPCPCGDRFLITREDLENGEDVATCPSCSLILRVIYDQEQFMRDEVVAEPLPNKELVKC, from the exons ATGGCCGTGTTCCACGACGAAGTGGAGATCGAGGACTTCGAGTACGACGAGGAGACCGGGACCTACAGCTACCCGTGCCCCTGCGGGGACCGATTCCTCATCACGCGG GAGGACCTGGAGAACGGGGAGGACGTGGCCacctgccccagctgctccctgatCCTGCGCGTCATTTACGACCAG GAGCAGTTCATGCGGGATGAAGTCGTGGCAGAACCTTTGCCAAACAAGGAATTGGTCAAGTGCTGA